Proteins found in one Melospiza georgiana isolate bMelGeo1 chromosome 1, bMelGeo1.pri, whole genome shotgun sequence genomic segment:
- the IRX4 gene encoding iroquois-class homeodomain protein IRX-4 — translation MSYPQFGYPYSSAPQFLMSTNSLTTCCESSSRTLAETGAAASAQTPVYCPVYESRLLATARHELNSAAALGVYGGPYAGPQGYGNYVTYGTEAPAFYSLNSLEAKDGSGSAHAGIAPAAAYYPYDHTLSQYQYDRYGTMDGGTRRKNATRETTSTLKAWLQEHRKNPYPTKGEKIMLAIITKMTLTQVSTWFANARRRLKKENKMTWPPRNKCSDEKRPYEEEEEEEEEGSQEEAMKSGKAEEPTGKEEKELELSDLEDLDAAESESSECELRRPFPHPLPHPHPLPLPGGSLPPRPAELPAKMPPPAAAGEEEEEEEAAAERARSCLKTAAEECGPDPLGARQRGCESKMCFQQGQQLLEAKPRIWSLAHTATSLNQAEYPSCMLKRPGGSAAAAAPAPVSVMDRHQDSPVTNLRNWVDGVFHDPLFRHSTLNQALSNTTVSWATTKGAILETGALGRAVGNGANVLKGQLSNLAHHDSNKEFLAFPKSGSKMFCS, via the exons ATGTCCTATCCTCAGTTTGGCTACCCTTACTCCTCTGCACCCCAG TTCCTGATGAGCACCAACTCCCTGACGACCTGCTGCGAGTCCAGCAGCCGCACGCTGGCGGAGACGGGGGCGGCCGCCTCGGCGCAGACGCCCGTGTACTGCCCGGTGTACGAGAGCCGCCTGCTCGCCACCGCCCGCCACGAGCTCAACTCCGCCGCCGCCCTGGGCGTCTACGGCGGGCCCTACGCCGGGCCCCAGGGCTATGGAAACTACGTGACCTACGGGACAGAGGCTCCCGCCTTCTACTCCCTG AACAGTTTGGAGGCGAAGGACGGGAGCGGCTCTGCGCATGCGGGCATCGCCCCCGCGGCTGCCTACTACCCCTACGATCACACCCTCAGCCAGTACCAGTACGACAG GTACGGGACGATGGACGGCGGGACGCGGAGGAAAAACGCCACCCGAGAGACGACCAGCACGCTGaaggcctggctgcaggagcaccgCAAGAACCCTTACCCCACCAAGGGCGAGAAGATCATGCTGGCCATCATCACCAAGATGACCCTCACCCAGGTCTCCACCTGGTTCGCCAACGCCCGCCGGCGGCTCAAGAAGGAGAACAAGATGACCTGGCCTCCGCGGAACAAGTGCTCTGACGAGAAGCGGCCCTacgaggaagaggaggaggaggaggaggagggttcGCAGGAAGAGGCGATGAAGAGCGGGAAAGCCGAGG AACCCACGGgcaaggaggagaaggagctggagctcagcGACCTGGAGGACTTGGACGCCGCCGAGTCGGAGAGCTCGGAGTGCGAGCTGCGGCGGCCCTTCCCGCACCCGCTCCCGCACCCGCacccgctcccgctcccgggCGGCAGCCTCCCGCCGCGGCCCGCCGAGCTCCCCGCCAAGatgccgccgcccgccgccgccggggaggaggaggaggaggaggaggcggcggcagAGCGGGCGCGGAGCTGCCTGAAGACGGCGGCGGAGGAGTGCGGCCCCGACCCGCTGGGCGCCCGGCAGCGCGGCTGCGAGTCCAAGATGTGCTtccagcaggggcagcagctgctggaggcgAAGCCCAGGATTTGGTCCCTGGCGCACACCGCCACCTCCCTCAACCAGGCCGAGTACCCCTCCTGCATGCTGAAACGGCCCGGGGGctcggccgccgccgccgctcccgccccggtCAGCGTCATGGACAGGCACCAGGATTCGCCGGTGACCAACCTCAGGAACTGGGTGGACGGGGTGTTTCACGACCCCCTGTTCAGGCACAGTACTTTAAACCAAGCCCTGAGCAACACAACAGTTTCCTGGGCTACCACCAAAGGAGCCATTCTGGAAACGGGCGCCTTGGGACGCGCGGTGGGGAACGGCGCCAATGTGCTCAAGGGGCAGCTCTCAAACCTGGCCCACCATGACTCAAACAAAGAGTTTCTGGCGTTTCCCAAATCAGGAAGCAAAATGTTTTGTTCCTAA